In a genomic window of Myxococcales bacterium:
- a CDS encoding TonB-dependent receptor produces MIRALTIALTLLAAATVAGADTPHVDVDDLPPLPDDTTADAQTQLAVASAAAVEEDVVVGAAKREQSLGNVASAVTVISGDRLRRLGYRTIAEALRGVAGFYVVDDHYTERVGVRGLQVVGDFNTRLLLLIDGATVNEPWNQFAGYGWDAPVAIDDIARIEVIRGPVSSVYGTNAFFGIVNIVTRGATETPRAWGRASGSNLGGSVAAGFAMGDVDHQLRGSVAALGRVGEALTVPALGEVDQDGATALSASLVGAYEGAFAQARFYRRVRQLPFAPYQSAIDSPENTASDTLLMVEGGYTREVSSRLTATARAYGNAYRYRDRLVLDDGSGTFTDIGDSRWAGAEVRGRYAVVGGDRLGVTAGAEAAFISTESQAFYYGDPPDAVVVVTTPFNLQGLYAEVDAKPLGWLALTAGVRADRNSLLEDRVSPRAALFASRDRYGAKLLYAEGFRNPSAYEGFFEDGVDFIANPAIGAETIRSFEAVVWARPRPGLTTRLSGFRWTADRLVEQDTVTTPDGDRLQFDNRGRLQSTGVEVEGSYRDADGWLGFGGATVTKVEDGDGATAIGAPSWTAVAGGSSPLVAERFHISTEVHAIGARSTRTDGVTAAAFVMWNLVLYAPDLHGVDATVGVRNLLGTREEVPAPEDYDRDDVVPVLPGEGREFYARLGYRY; encoded by the coding sequence ATGATCCGGGCGCTGACGATCGCGCTGACGCTGCTGGCCGCGGCGACGGTGGCGGGCGCCGACACGCCCCACGTCGACGTCGACGACCTGCCGCCCTTGCCCGACGACACCACCGCCGACGCCCAGACCCAGCTGGCGGTGGCGTCGGCGGCCGCGGTCGAGGAGGACGTCGTGGTCGGCGCCGCCAAGCGCGAGCAGTCGCTCGGCAACGTCGCGTCGGCGGTGACCGTCATCAGCGGCGACCGCCTGCGCCGGCTGGGCTACCGCACGATCGCCGAGGCGCTGCGGGGCGTGGCCGGGTTCTACGTGGTCGACGATCACTACACCGAGCGGGTCGGCGTGCGCGGGCTCCAGGTCGTCGGCGACTTCAACACCCGGCTGTTGCTGCTGATCGACGGCGCCACGGTCAACGAGCCATGGAACCAGTTCGCCGGGTACGGCTGGGACGCGCCGGTCGCGATCGACGACATCGCCCGCATCGAGGTGATCCGCGGCCCGGTGTCGTCGGTCTACGGCACCAACGCGTTCTTCGGCATCGTCAACATCGTGACCCGCGGCGCGACCGAGACCCCGCGCGCGTGGGGCCGGGCCAGCGGCTCGAACCTCGGCGGCAGCGTCGCCGCCGGCTTCGCGATGGGCGACGTCGATCACCAGCTCCGGGGCTCGGTCGCGGCGCTCGGGCGGGTCGGCGAGGCGCTGACGGTGCCGGCGCTGGGCGAGGTCGATCAGGACGGCGCCACGGCGCTCTCGGCCAGCCTCGTGGGCGCCTACGAGGGCGCGTTCGCGCAGGCGCGGTTCTACCGGCGGGTGCGGCAGCTGCCGTTCGCGCCCTACCAGAGCGCGATCGACAGCCCCGAGAACACGGCGTCGGACACGCTGCTCATGGTCGAGGGCGGCTACACCCGCGAGGTGTCGTCGCGGCTGACCGCGACCGCGCGCGCCTACGGCAACGCCTACCGCTACCGCGATCGGCTGGTGCTCGACGACGGCAGCGGCACGTTCACCGACATCGGCGACTCGCGCTGGGCCGGCGCCGAGGTGCGCGGGCGCTACGCGGTGGTCGGCGGCGATCGCCTGGGCGTCACCGCCGGGGCCGAGGCCGCGTTCATCTCGACCGAGAGCCAGGCGTTCTACTACGGCGATCCGCCCGACGCGGTGGTGGTGGTGACGACGCCGTTCAACCTGCAGGGCCTCTACGCCGAGGTCGACGCGAAGCCGCTGGGCTGGCTGGCGCTGACCGCTGGCGTGCGCGCCGATCGCAACTCGCTGCTCGAGGATCGGGTGTCGCCGCGGGCGGCGCTGTTCGCGAGCCGCGACCGCTACGGCGCCAAGCTGCTGTACGCCGAGGGCTTCCGCAACCCGAGCGCGTACGAGGGCTTCTTCGAGGACGGCGTCGACTTCATCGCCAACCCGGCGATCGGCGCCGAGACCATCCGCAGCTTCGAGGCGGTGGTGTGGGCGCGGCCGCGGCCGGGGTTGACCACCCGCCTGTCGGGCTTTCGCTGGACCGCCGATCGCCTGGTCGAGCAGGACACCGTGACGACGCCCGACGGCGATCGGCTGCAGTTCGACAACCGCGGCCGGCTGCAGTCGACCGGCGTCGAGGTCGAGGGCAGCTACCGCGACGCCGACGGCTGGCTCGGGTTCGGCGGCGCGACCGTGACCAAGGTCGAGGACGGCGATGGCGCGACCGCGATCGGCGCGCCGTCGTGGACCGCGGTCGCGGGCGGGTCGTCGCCGCTGGTGGCCGAGCGCTTCCACATCTCGACCGAGGTCCACGCGATCGGCGCGCGCTCGACCCGCACCGACGGCGTCACCGCGGCGGCGTTCGTGATGTGGAACCTGGTGCTGTACGCGCCCGACCTGCACGGCGTCGACGCGACCGTGGGCGTGCGCAACCTGCTCGGGACGCGCGAGGAGGTGCCCGCGCCCGAGGACTACGATCGCGACGACGTCGTCCCGGTCTTGCCCGGCGAAGGGAGGGAGTTCTATGCGCGGCTCGGTTATCGCTACTAG
- a CDS encoding SpoIIE family protein phosphatase yields the protein MLTTSIVVAVAVAISAWFGQRTIAELARDDVAARRTTGEAAIIRESELLARNVATAAAIPMAQQAYGEVGPLIAATLQAYPRIQWIAIASEGKLVAATEGAPAVDFGDLPDARNTIGHRRVAPDRPDWIYGTAIGLGEQTVGQLRLGVSTADLDAELTRAVATADAKAKASMRTVWLVALALLAIGVILAAVQGIRAGRPLRALAISAERIAAGDLRQRVDDRRGDEIGALARNFNFMADRLGQLMIEQAAKASMERELALARSVQQGMLPPPDVVEHGRFRVVGHCEPASSCGGDWWTYRQLSGGRLLLVIGDATGHGVHSAIVAGTARGAVEALAEADERLLSPDQILRSIDAAIRNVGEASLLMTAFVAVLDPVSGTIQYANAGQNFPYVMHMEADRRLDKSTIIAASGNPLGDRVLKLDIRRGSIQLRAGDLFVAFTDGVVERQAPSGKLFGDRRLRSIFTGRAMGADREALAALRDEVRDQIDEFAGGTEAQDDITFVLCHYDPIPAGALGATG from the coding sequence ATGCTGACCACGTCGATCGTGGTGGCGGTGGCCGTAGCGATCTCGGCGTGGTTCGGACAGCGCACGATCGCAGAACTTGCGCGCGATGATGTGGCCGCCCGTCGTACAACTGGCGAGGCAGCGATCATCCGGGAGTCCGAGCTGCTGGCGCGAAACGTCGCGACCGCCGCGGCGATCCCGATGGCCCAGCAGGCCTACGGCGAGGTGGGGCCGCTGATCGCCGCGACCCTCCAGGCCTACCCGCGGATCCAGTGGATCGCGATCGCCTCGGAAGGCAAGCTGGTCGCGGCGACCGAGGGCGCCCCGGCGGTCGACTTCGGCGATCTGCCGGACGCGCGCAACACGATCGGCCACCGCCGGGTCGCGCCCGACCGCCCCGACTGGATCTACGGCACCGCGATCGGCCTGGGCGAGCAGACGGTCGGCCAGCTCCGGCTCGGGGTCTCGACCGCCGATCTGGACGCCGAGCTGACCCGGGCGGTCGCCACCGCTGACGCCAAGGCCAAGGCCTCGATGCGCACGGTCTGGCTGGTGGCGCTGGCGCTGCTGGCGATCGGCGTGATCCTGGCCGCGGTCCAGGGCATCCGCGCCGGCCGGCCCCTGCGCGCCCTCGCGATCTCGGCCGAGCGCATCGCCGCGGGGGATCTGCGCCAGCGGGTCGACGATCGCCGGGGCGACGAGATCGGCGCGCTGGCTCGCAACTTCAACTTCATGGCCGATCGCCTGGGGCAGCTGATGATCGAGCAGGCCGCCAAGGCGTCGATGGAGCGCGAGCTGGCGCTGGCCCGCAGCGTCCAGCAGGGCATGCTGCCGCCGCCCGACGTGGTCGAGCACGGGCGCTTCCGCGTGGTCGGCCACTGCGAGCCGGCGTCGAGCTGTGGCGGCGACTGGTGGACCTACCGCCAGCTCAGCGGCGGGCGCCTCTTGCTGGTGATCGGCGACGCGACCGGCCACGGCGTCCACTCGGCCATCGTCGCCGGCACCGCCCGCGGCGCGGTCGAGGCCCTGGCCGAGGCCGACGAGCGGCTGCTGTCGCCGGACCAGATCCTGCGCTCGATCGACGCCGCGATCCGCAACGTCGGCGAGGCGTCGCTGCTCATGACCGCGTTCGTGGCGGTGCTCGACCCGGTCTCGGGCACGATCCAGTACGCCAACGCCGGCCAGAACTTCCCGTACGTGATGCACATGGAGGCCGACCGCCGGCTCGACAAGAGCACGATCATCGCCGCCAGCGGCAACCCGCTCGGCGACCGCGTGCTCAAGCTCGACATCCGGCGCGGGTCGATCCAGCTCCGGGCCGGCGATCTCTTCGTGGCGTTCACCGACGGCGTGGTCGAGCGGCAGGCCCCGAGCGGCAAGCTGTTCGGCGATCGCCGGCTGCGCAGCATCTTCACCGGGCGCGCGATGGGCGCGGACCGCGAGGCGCTGGCGGCGCTGCGCGACGAGGTGCGCGACCAGATCGACGAGTTCGCCGGCGGCACCGAGGCCCAGGACGACATCACGTTCGTGCTGTGCCACTACGATCCCATCCCGGCCGGCGCGCTCGGGGCGACCGGATGA
- a CDS encoding DTW domain-containing protein, protein MDDPGRCPRCLYRRELCLCPTLAALGPIVTRTQVVILRHHTERTRSSNTGRLAHLALPASTLIDIGAPDRVIVTPELGEGTWLVYPDGPARTIAPVPPPRALVFLDATWQQARRMRRRLPYLRGLPTLTLAPVPAAARLRNAPSPGQVSTIEAIATALRLVESDAVAEPLERLFATAVEHAQAAGRRSPAATG, encoded by the coding sequence ATGGACGATCCCGGCCGGTGCCCGCGCTGCCTGTACCGGCGCGAGCTCTGCCTGTGCCCGACGCTGGCCGCGCTCGGCCCGATCGTCACCCGCACGCAGGTCGTGATCCTCCGCCATCACACCGAGCGCACGCGCTCGAGCAACACCGGGCGCCTCGCGCACCTGGCGCTGCCGGCGAGCACGCTGATCGACATCGGCGCGCCGGATCGGGTGATCGTGACGCCCGAGCTCGGCGAGGGCACGTGGCTGGTCTATCCGGACGGACCGGCCCGGACGATCGCGCCGGTCCCGCCGCCCCGCGCGCTGGTGTTCCTGGACGCCACCTGGCAGCAGGCGCGCCGGATGCGGCGGCGGCTCCCGTACCTGCGCGGGCTGCCGACCCTGACGCTGGCGCCGGTGCCGGCGGCGGCCCGGCTGCGGAACGCGCCGTCGCCCGGGCAGGTGTCGACGATCGAGGCGATCGCCACCGCGCTGCGGCTGGTCGAGAGCGACGCCGTGGCCGAACCACTCGAGCGGTTGTTCGCGACCGCGGTCGAGCACGCCCAGGCGGCGGGGCGGCGCTCCCCGGCCGCGACGGGTTGA
- a CDS encoding outer membrane beta-barrel protein, whose translation MRRLATASLTLLAAVTLHSAPAHADGTYFSMGMGPGEVSDELGAYVRDTIHARFALGHRVGHIAVEGYIAPEGDTEIDAPYAYSALRLGVDARYVLPVSSGLQVYVRGGLSKVSATLSSYGDGRYAERDFEGRGLGGGAGVQLRGKVRALGFLYWPLFFVPAGPKVDAAIFIDHGVEFDRLHAVTGPERSIDARFTRLTIGFNVGADF comes from the coding sequence ATGCGTCGCCTCGCCACCGCCTCCCTCACCCTCCTCGCGGCCGTCACCCTCCACTCGGCGCCGGCGCACGCCGATGGCACCTACTTCTCCATGGGCATGGGCCCCGGCGAGGTGTCCGACGAGCTCGGCGCCTACGTCCGCGACACCATCCACGCGCGCTTCGCGCTGGGCCACCGCGTCGGCCACATCGCGGTCGAGGGCTACATCGCGCCCGAGGGCGACACCGAGATCGACGCGCCCTACGCCTACTCGGCGCTCCGCCTCGGCGTCGACGCCCGCTACGTGCTGCCGGTGTCCAGCGGCCTGCAGGTCTACGTCCGCGGCGGCCTGTCGAAGGTGTCGGCGACGCTGTCGTCGTACGGCGACGGGCGCTACGCCGAGCGCGACTTCGAGGGCCGCGGCCTCGGCGGCGGCGCCGGCGTCCAGCTCCGCGGCAAGGTCCGGGCGCTGGGGTTCCTGTACTGGCCCCTGTTCTTCGTCCCGGCCGGGCCCAAGGTCGACGCGGCGATCTTTATCGACCACGGCGTCGAGTTCGATCGCCTGCACGCGGTCACCGGTCCCGAGCGCTCGATCGACGCGCGCTTCACGCGCCTGACGATCGGCTTCAACGTCGGCGCCGACTTCTGA